Genomic DNA from Campylobacter concisus:
CTAAAAAAAGTGGCTCTTATGAAAATAACAGTAAAAAATTTTTAGAAAATGCCATAAAAAATAGTTTAAATTTAGATATAAAAGAAATTTATATAAGTTCTCTACTTCGGTGTGAAATTTCACAAAATGATGATAAAAGTCCGATTTTAAGCCGTTCTATTGAACTTTGTCGTCCTTATTTGTTTGAAGAGATTAGACTGATAAAGCCAAAGATAATCGTGACTTTAGGGGAAAAAGCTTTTATGCATTTATATCCGAATTTATTATTAAAAGGCGGATTTGCAAGCATAAGAGGTAGTATTTTAAAAAATGAAAATAGCCTTATTTTACCAACGTTTTCGCCAGAGTGGATCAGCAAAAATCCTAGTTTTGAAAATATTTTTATAGATGATTTAAGAAAGATCAAAGGACTGATATGAGAAAAATTTTACTTTTTTTAGCCATTTTTTCGACTATTTTTGCATCGCAAGATGAGATAAATTTTGAGAGTAATGTTACAAAAAACCAAAGTCTATCAA
This window encodes:
- a CDS encoding uracil-DNA glycosylase — its product is MNFNKDNRLLKKLFFLKLIGYKFIDKNFLSLSNYHDYNNIDELNREVKKCSLCSLRNSSKGVTAGIGNENSKIMFILFSKKSGSYENNSKKFLENAIKNSLNLDIKEIYISSLLRCEISQNDDKSPILSRSIELCRPYLFEEIRLIKPKIIVTLGEKAFMHLYPNLLLKGGFASIRGSILKNENSLILPTFSPEWISKNPSFENIFIDDLRKIKGLI